One part of the Geothrix edaphica genome encodes these proteins:
- the glmS gene encoding glutamine--fructose-6-phosphate transaminase (isomerizing), whose amino-acid sequence MCGIVGYIGQQGAAGILVNGLRSLEYRGYDSAGVALSDPTDGFRIIRASGKLANLAGKVDLADPSPLGIGHTRWATHGRPTEENAHPHRSGDGQVVAVHNGIFENFLELRAELKAAGETFRSETDTECFPVMVAHLMKQGMTFPDAFREAVGRMRGIYALACLQAADKHRILAARSGPPLVLGLGEGETFLASDVVPLLPHTRRVIFLEDGDLVELTRDGARIFGLDGAEIHRPVVTIPYDPVAAEKGGYKHFMQKEIFEQPQALSNTLLNRLPLDGEAIPLDLPFNAQELADLNRIHIVACGTSWHSGLVGKFLIEQLSRVAVEVDYASEYRYREPVIQPGTLIIGITQSGETADTLAAMKEAALRGARTLAVCNVMGSTATRQAEATLMTHAGPEIGVASTKAFTTQLAVLTLLALKLGEAKGTVDPVLKAELLQGLRELPAHLERLNSLEPQIIQWAQRWKDATDFLYLGRGPCYPIALEGALKLKEISYIHAEGYPAGEMKHGPIALIDKTLPVVALMPRDAHREKTLSNLQEAAARDGRILALVTEGDTGLSGIAEDVLELPAVHPWLAPIVYAVPLQLLAYHIAVLRGCDVDQPRNLAKSVTVE is encoded by the coding sequence ATGTGCGGAATCGTCGGTTACATCGGCCAGCAGGGCGCCGCGGGCATCCTGGTGAACGGCCTGCGGAGCCTGGAATACCGCGGCTATGACAGCGCCGGCGTGGCCCTGTCGGATCCCACGGACGGGTTCCGCATCATCCGCGCCTCGGGGAAGCTGGCGAACCTCGCGGGCAAGGTCGATCTCGCGGATCCCTCGCCGCTGGGCATCGGGCACACCCGCTGGGCCACCCATGGCCGGCCCACGGAGGAGAACGCCCATCCCCACCGCAGCGGCGACGGGCAGGTGGTGGCCGTGCACAACGGCATCTTCGAGAACTTCCTGGAGCTGCGGGCCGAGCTGAAGGCCGCGGGCGAGACCTTCCGCTCCGAGACCGACACGGAATGCTTCCCCGTGATGGTGGCCCACCTGATGAAGCAGGGCATGACCTTCCCGGACGCCTTCCGCGAAGCCGTGGGCCGCATGCGGGGCATCTACGCGCTGGCCTGCCTCCAGGCCGCAGACAAACACCGCATCCTCGCCGCCCGCAGCGGCCCTCCGCTCGTGCTGGGCCTGGGCGAAGGCGAGACCTTCCTGGCCTCGGACGTGGTGCCCCTCCTGCCCCACACCCGCCGCGTGATCTTCCTCGAAGATGGCGACCTGGTGGAGCTGACGCGCGACGGCGCGCGCATCTTCGGCCTCGATGGCGCGGAGATCCACCGGCCCGTGGTCACCATTCCCTACGACCCTGTCGCCGCGGAAAAGGGCGGCTACAAGCACTTCATGCAGAAGGAGATCTTCGAGCAGCCCCAAGCCCTCTCGAACACCCTGCTGAACCGGCTGCCGCTGGACGGGGAGGCGATCCCCCTGGATCTGCCCTTCAACGCCCAGGAGCTGGCGGACCTCAACCGCATCCACATCGTGGCCTGCGGCACCAGCTGGCATTCCGGCCTCGTGGGCAAGTTCCTCATCGAGCAGCTGAGCCGGGTGGCCGTCGAAGTCGACTACGCCAGCGAGTACCGCTACCGCGAACCCGTGATCCAGCCCGGCACGCTCATCATCGGCATCACCCAGAGCGGCGAGACCGCCGACACCCTGGCCGCCATGAAGGAAGCCGCCCTGCGCGGGGCCCGAACCCTGGCCGTCTGCAACGTCATGGGCTCCACCGCCACCCGTCAGGCCGAGGCCACCCTCATGACCCACGCCGGGCCCGAGATCGGCGTCGCCTCCACCAAGGCCTTCACCACCCAGCTGGCCGTGCTCACCCTGCTGGCCCTGAAGCTGGGCGAGGCCAAGGGCACCGTGGACCCCGTGCTCAAGGCCGAGCTGCTCCAGGGCCTGCGCGAGCTGCCCGCCCACCTGGAGCGCCTCAACAGCCTGGAACCTCAGATCATCCAGTGGGCCCAGCGCTGGAAGGACGCCACGGACTTCCTCTACCTGGGCCGCGGCCCCTGCTATCCGATTGCCCTGGAAGGAGCCTTGAAGCTGAAGGAGATCTCGTACATCCACGCCGAGGGCTACCCGGCGGGCGAAATGAAGCACGGCCCCATCGCCCTCATCGACAAGACCCTGCCCGTGGTGGCCCTCATGCCCCGGGACGCCCACCGGGAGAAGACCCTCAGCAACCTCCAGGAAGCCGCCGCCCGCGACGGCCGCATCCTGGCCCTGGTCACCGAAGGCGACACGGGGCTCTCGGGCATCGCGGAGGACGTGCTGGAGCTGCCGGCCGTCCACCCCTGGCTGGCCCCCATCGTCTACGCCGTGCCCCTCCAGCTGCTGGCCTACCACA